The following nucleotide sequence is from Puntigrus tetrazona isolate hp1 chromosome 12, ASM1883169v1, whole genome shotgun sequence.
TCAGACGTGGCTACAGCACTTTGGCAGGAAAGGTGCAGTTTTGCTGGGTGAAATAAGACCTAATCTTAGTCTCTTGCCAGTTTGGTCAGTGCTTAAAGCCAAGAACTTGTTTTGTAACCCATGCACCACATTTGAGCTGGAAAAATGAGCGATACCTCAAATTGTTGTGAAGAAAGACATCTCTGTAGTTTAAAGTGAGCAGCATGTCACACCACACCACAAGCACTCGGGGTTGTTTATGGTAATTATCTTATGGTGCTATATACTCTGTTTTTATCTAGAGCCAAACACGCTTTATTCAAGCCCATTCCATTCTGTAGCTTCTCTCCCCCgctaaagacaaaaaatgcTACAAGAGCTACAGATGCTGTGGTTATTTTAAGAGCAGTAGCAGAAACACAGTGAGCAGAAGTGCAGAAcagattcattttttatttgtcatacaTGTATGATCACGACTGCTCAAATAAGCCAGGTTTACATctacaaaaaaatctacattttaattatttgtagaTGGCATGGAGATGCAAAAAGACAGATACAACGCACCCAAAAAGTTATTTACCACAACATTCTTCATCACGTCAAAGCAATCAGTTGCAatcaattaaatgattaaaaaaaaaaatttgagcaAATATAACTGTGTTTatctttttgcatttctttgctCCTACAAATAATTCTCCCAATGataacattgtttattattatatacacattacaatGCTACATTTATCATCCATGAACCTTGTCTGTCTGAACAGTCAGAGTCATGAAtgtatgacaaataaaaataattgtctgttttgctatttttattttttatagtctTATCACTTGCAACGTTTCAACCACAATTGGTCTTCATCAATGTGAAATgttgcaattaataataataaaaactatttaaataacgCTATACTGGTCTTTTTGCATTTCTAGTAAGCTTCAATGACTTTTGGATGAGCACATTCTACTTTAAATAGATAGGAAGATCAGAAGGGATGCTCATGATGAAAGCATTTTGATTATTGTGtacattttggtttatttttggtaaataatcttaataatactaatagtaaatagtaatagtaatggTAGAAAATTATACAATTAGTCTAGACTTAAAGAGGAaaccacagtattttttttctgtcacacggCCTTCTgccattcatatttttacatttagatacTATACTTCTCTATAGTGAGCAGCAAGTCTTTTAACTGGCCACTTtcatccaaagtgacttacagtaAGTACACTTATAACAGGGGCGGTCTCTCCGGGGCAGTCTGGGGTTAAGTGCTTTGATCAAGGGTACAATTGGTAATAGCTCACGGCTCTGATTACCAGGCCTTGTTTTAACCACTTTGTCACACTGTCTACAAACCATCCCCAAACAGAACTCCTCAGTCGCAGCCTTGTGTTCAGCAGGAGGGATTAAACTCTTAGCCTAACATATGGCCTCTGCTGGCTAAGCCTATGCTAATCAGAGCTCAGATAGGTCTTGCCTTTGCATAGTCACCTGTTAGAAGCGTTCTTCCTTTCATTACGGGCTACAGTCAGGCACGTTTTCTTTGGGGGACAGTAATGAGGATACCTTTGCCGTTGTCAGCTGTATCTGTGACCTGTGGTTAGCCTCCAGCTAGTGTTTTCTGAAGAGTGGGTATTGTTAATCGTGTCGAGCACATTCAGtgaccctagccctaacccctTCACTCTGCATCGCTATCCGGTTTCCCAGAAGAGCAGGCCTCCCGGGGAGTATGTAGCCTGTACACTGCAGCTTTGTACTGCTGCGGTGGTCATGTCAGTATTGACATACCAAGAGAACCTTGGACCCACTTCACCTTTGTAGCAAATTGTTTAGCAGTGGGTCTGGATCAGTCATCGTGGTGCCTGTAATCATTTTGAGCTAGCTTTTTACAGCATTAAACAggttaatgtaaatattacaattactaATCATGATTAGTCTCATAAATTGTTTCATTGTATCGTGTTTGGTTTTCGTTTCATTCATCATGTTTTGGAATATGGGAAAACACAAGTATGGCCCTCCATCACACACCGCAGAATTTGCTAAATTTTGGATGAATACATCAAAAATTTGTCACTACACATAAATCAATGCAATATAGGCTAGTGTCTGTGAACATCTAATATATGAGTACATGAACACATGAATCTAGAACTGCTCTGAGAACTTTCTTTCAAGAAAAACTATCGTCATAAACGCAGAAACTTAAAGGTCTTCACAgcaacctgtcaaaataaaagtttggtttaatgtaaaatatattatttactataatGAAAGTACTTCTAATACTAAGAAAATGATTATTAGAAAAAAGGACTAttttcttgaaaatgtatttaccaAGAAAAAAGTAGTACATAAAAGTATTtccaaaaaactatataaaaatttaaattaacagaaactaaattaaaaaaaaaaaaaaaaaaaaaaaaaaatatatatatatatatatatatatatatatatatatatatatatatatatatatatatatatatatatatatatatatatatatatatatatatatattattttatttttttattattattttatttatttacttttaataaatttcatacattttaaattgcataagttgtattatttcaattaattaaacatgctttttacaATTCAGTTTAatcaatttcattaaaacagagactagaaaaatttaaaaggaaaaaatggaatccagaaacaacaacaaaaaataacaaaacaatttcagttttgtttctaacaaaaactatttctaacaaaaatttaataaataaaaaaataaaatggatttcatAGGGCCCTTACATAAGCCAACACATTAGTCTATATCAGCTATAGCTATGttgttgtttataatattttaaaataattaataataatcaactGCAGtagtagatttttatttatattattattttttgttttagttcagcatgttttattttaaaatattgtagcTTTTTTTATGATGAATGTGTACTTGAGCATTATTTCTAGGAATCTGTGGGAACATAGAAAACACTAGATTGTAAACCACACAAAAactatattatgtaataattttaatagaatTCTTTAACAAACTTGAACAAATTTCCTTCTGTATTTATTGTCATACTTTCCCAGCTacagagctgtgtgtcatctgtaGATCAATATGTACATGTGCACAGCAGGTAGATGTTGGGTTTCTTATCTGTATAATTTCAGCCGTATATTATAGACAGGTTTGCTAAAGAGGGAAGTACACAGATGACAGGTCAGTTTCGTTACTTCTACTTTTCAGTGCTTCATCTCGGGATGGTGACATACTGAGTCCTCTTCGAAATGGTATACAGGTTATTTCTCACTATTAATCAACTGCTTTGTggattttctacatttttgtacattctgtgtttttgtttagataGTGTCGCTCAGATTTTTGTGGAAGCTTAAAGGTTTCAGGAAGCAGGTGACTACTACAGCTAACATGTATTGCTTTCGGTGGATGACTTAGCTTTGGGAAGTTCTTTCTTTTGTACGTTATGCAAGTTTGTAAAATGATGAAGGGTTGATTGATttgaatcatatatatatatatatataatttcttcatttattgGAAGATGTGGTTGCAGTGAAGGGAATTAGAGATGCCGCTTTCTTCGAAAGTACTTATCTGTAGTTTACATTTGAAAGAAGTATCTTATCATGAAATCGATATGTATTTGATATCTTGAAATGttctctttatttatacattctgCTTTGTGTGTTTAGCATGTATCAGTGTATCAGCTGTTTTCATAATTTCCTTCCCTATTTACTGTCTGTTTACAGGAATCAAAGAACGAGCTGCGTCCACGTCTCTGTCACATGAAAAAGGGTGCCACCGGATATGGCTTCAACCTGCACACAGAGAAGTCAAAACCTGGCCAGTACATCAGGGCGGTGGATGAGGACTCCCCAGCAGAGAAATCTGGACTTCGGCCCCAAGATAAAATAGTGGAGGTATAATGCACCGTATTTAATCAGTAATTTAAACAACTGTGTGTGTACTTGAGGAATGTGTGGTAATAAACGTTTGTGTTCAGATGTTTAGATAGCACCTCcctttatgtatatttatataaataatatgtacCACGGTAACACAAGGCCTTCTCTTTGACGTCTGTAAGATCTTTAGCAGAACAAATGTTGTCAACATTGCTAATAAtatcagctttgccatcaacaCATAAATCACATTTCAGCCTTATAAACGATAATAATATCGcacaatatgacaatatttaacCATGTTTTAACAGTATTCTCGTCTATGCAGCATTGGTAAAAATAAGACCTCTTAGAATAATTTCTTTCAACACcattgaatatatacatatattaattacTGTTGGCTAATTTTGACTTTCCTCGACAGTtcaatttttattgtttcaattattttttgtgaattcCACATAAATACtgtgtataatttaaaacaaataataatttctacaaTTTTGTGTGCAGTTTCTATACTgtgctatattattatttgcattatgtgTATAGTGAAATTATATCAGCCAGCAGCCGAGCTTCTTTCTAGATATTGCCATTGGCACCATTCATTGAAAAACACTGTTAGTAGTAATGAGCCTAACCATAGGCTGATTTGAGCTGACATCAGAATAATTAAAGATCCTATTTTAGAGCCAGAGTGATATCctgcacattttacatttgcaccGAGCGTTAACTATAAATGGCTGAGCGGTTTGGACTGTGTTTCCAGAGCATTAATCTCATTATCTATCAGTGAAGGAGTGGCCAGTGTAATTACTGTCTCTCTGAGAGTGCTGGGATTACTGAACGCCTGAGGAGAGCTCAGAGCCACATATCTTTATCAAACCACTGATACAATGCCAGGCTCAATCCACTTACTACAACTCTGCAATGGAGGTCAAAAGACCTTAAAGAAAGTCCAGAGAAGGCTGATAGCGAGGAAAAAGCCTCTGATTTAGatattataaactatatttatcCCTGGTGTAAATGAGGTCAAAGATATGAATAAAGTGAGGTTAGAGagataaatgtaaattagacaccaatttctctttttaatctTAATCTATACACAGTTTGGTTATTTACTAGAGTGAAATCTGTTCTTCACCTGATTAAATTCCTGATAAATTCAGCTCACGACAACAGTGTATTGTGTACAGAAGAGATAGCGGATTACTAATGATAAAACCATATCTGAGATGTGTCACTCTTGGATTTAAATAAGGTTGTCGCTCCCAAAGCCTGTGTAGTGTCAGTAGTGTGTGTATGGGACGTTAGTAAAAGTATGTAAATGTTCTGAGGGTAGGGGTGAAATGGTTCGGGCTGACTTGTAACTCAATCTGCGGTTATGTGTTTTTAGcagttttaatttcacacaTTACAATTGAAGTAATCATGCCTTTTCGCTGGTTGTGTGATTAACTGTGTGAATAGTTGTTCACCCTGAGCACAAATCCGAGCCTCTTCAGTCAGGCCGAgaagatttttcattttcaggtctcatttcattcaaaatgtcaCGAACCCTTTTCTTTGCTGACTTCATTCAGCTGTCCTGCTTCAAAGCACAGAGTGTTTTTTTCACACACTCAGGATCCCCCGCTCTTAGTTTCACTCCCGTTTTCCGCGTTTCATCTCAGATTCCAGAGAGctgagacattttaaatgtcaggcATCATGTGGAGTCACGTGGCTTTACCTGAGCATGCTATGCTAGGCCTGTTCACAAACTCGATTGTGTGCTTCACACTCACAAGATGAATTCTTCGTTTTGCTTCCCTGTTCTGTGAGCGTGGCctcttgttgtgtgtgtgtgtgtgtgtgtgtgtgtgtatgtctaaTAGGGCTGTTTAAGGGACACATAAGGGGGCTGTTGTTTGTCCGCTGTGTTTTAATTGCCTGCAGAACGGGAGAGTGGGATTGGCATTCCTAAGAGCCCACTCCTGCCCTGAATCTCCCACGCAGATTCCTTAGCCTCGGGCATTATGGGATAGACCAACAGAACCTCAGTCTTTTCCCAGGTGTCTCCTCTCTGTGAACCAAAGAAGTCATGGTCATGGGATTAGACTTTCTATTGACCCATAAGTACTTCAAATGAATAAAGCGTCAGAGAAAGGAGATTTGCTGTGCTTGCTGGTATGTTATATTATACTGTGTGTAGACAAAAACTcgtttaaacatttgtgttgACAAAATGTTAGTTCATTtcaagttacatttaaaaaataagtaaaaaaaaaacatgaattattgtATGCTATTCTCCTAGTTtgttgtaatttatataatgtaaatgtagatatatttttacatttaaattgtaaatgtaattatatttcaattataGTACACTAATATTAAGTTACCataaagcaataaattacatttagtaaaaaagtaattactgataaacaaataaagattattgttttataatgtgtaacttagatttaaatatagttgtttttacaattaaattactgtaagcgaggaatttattttattaagaaagtactaattaatagatttaaaagtaagtaattatgattatatatattatatatatatatatatatatatatatatatatatatatgtgtgtgtgtgtgtgtgtgtgtgtgtgtgtgtgtgtgtgtgtgtgtgtgtgtgtgtgtgtgtgtgtgtgtgtgtgtgtgtgtgtgtgtatatatatatatatatgtatatatatatatatatatatatatatatatatatatatatatataatatatatatatatatatatatatatatatatatatacatatatatatatatatatatatcatcaaagttgtcctaaaatcaaaacaatatcCATTCTTGTCTTataggacaactttgattaactGATTCACTTCAAAAGTTGACTActacgtgtatgtgtgtgtgtgtgtgtgtgtgtgtgtgtgtgtgtgtgtgtgtgtgaatgtgtgtgtgtgtgtgtgtgtgtgtgtgtgtgtgtgtgtgtgttatatatgtgtgtgtgtgtgtgtgtgtgaatatccATTCTTGTCTTataggacaactttgattaacCTTTTTGATTCACTTCAAAAGTTGACTactatacgtgtgtgtgtgtgtgtgtgtgtgtgtgtgtgtgtgtgtgtgtgtgtgtgtgtgtgtgtgtgtgtgtgtgtgtgtgtgtgtgtgtgtgtgtgtgtgtgtgtgtgtgtgtgtgtgtgtgtgtgtgtgaataaaagCTTAATAGCTTTCAATGAAATGTCCCCTGAAGATCACTGCAGAACCACAGGTGCTGCCAACTTAAGCCACATGCTTTAAATGAtccatttaaatgtatgaattcCTGTCTGTTGTTTCTGCAGGTGAACGGCGTTCCTGTGCACACAATGCAGCATTCAGAGGTGGTGGCGGCCATCAAGGCAGGAGGAGATGAGACCAGACTGCTGGTGGTGGATCCTGAGACAGAAGCGTTCTTCAGAAGCTGTGACGTCCTTCCGACTGAGAGTCATCTCACAGGTACAAACGTAACAAATTAACCAGCTATACTGTGGTTTTCATCTATCTGCAAAGTTGGTGTCCGTCCATCTCACCCTTGACCGTAAGTGTGGTTTTGCTGATCAAGAACAACTTTGTTCACTTTGTCAAACATTTCACAtgatgttacacacacacacacacactgacatagTAACAGACTGCTGGTTAAACATCAACTCGAGGCCTGTGGTGGCTCTGTCTGTACATGAGAGAATTAGCCAAAATCAACAGCACACTGCCAGCATGTTGTCTTGGTGATCAGGACCATGGAAACAGTATGAGAAATGGGGGAAGTCAGTCACCCTCACTATTAATGTGCCAGACAGTCAAAAGACTCATGTTGGCGGCCCAATCACCCCACTTTGACACAAACTAGCATATATGACATACATgttacttcatttaaaaaaaatgatttatgagaAATGTATTGTCAAAACTACAGTGTTACGATGAGCTGGCCATCAGGCTGTTGGACTTTTTCTATTTCTCACTGAATGGATGTTGAGAGCTACACCAACACAcatcttttattcattatttcaacCACAACAGCCATCCTTCTATAAAGGCTTTTTGCctgtttcctgtttttcctTGGAAGGAACTGTTTAGCCATTGTATTGTGACTCAAAACCTTTTGGCAGTGGCATTTCAGTTAATAATAGTGATGGGCTGAAATTATGAATCTCTTAACTTCCCCTCCAAAGCAAAGCTACGCGTTTAATCGTTAAAAGATCACAATCTTGATTCAAACACccttaaatatttcattgattttcattattatacaaCTAACTCAGCCACACAACCTTAtacaacattcattttaattacacaccaaaacaacaaacacacacacacacaaaaaaagataccTTGGTTGATCTATTGTGAAATAGTTTCCCATAAGGATTCAATGTAAGATAAAAAGGGCTGCAAGACCTTGTGAAACTGTCCAGAAGAAACATGAATAAGCTCAAGCTTAAGATAAGACATCAACTACCCAGTGTTTAGAAGATGGTGACCTTGCCTTTTTCCAACTGAGAAGAATCAGGAGAATCAGGAGCGTAGCCACTAATGAAGAAAAGAGAATCATTTCTACCTGATCAGCTGACCATGCAATCTTATTTCTAATTtacaataattcatttttgtcttaaacttttaataaagtaatgGGATATGGCTCCATGTTCACGCTGTCAAATAAAGTGTGTTGATTACGATGTTAATTACATCGTTCCGCAAATACTTGTGActctcactgaatcattcactcaagagatttgttcaaaatgcaGATTTGTTCAGTTATGGGACAAGTGAAGTATTTATGagcgagtcattgaatcattcattcaagcaattaaaacaaaaattttcaaatgaacatttttgaataaaatgaggTAATTAATATTGTGTCACAGCATGTTATTTGCTTAGTTCGGGAATCATTGGAGAATCAcgactgaaacaaaacaattgtgatttttagtTTATTCCAGAATCGTGCAACTTTTGAATTGTGAGACAAAAATATATCCGATCATAAACGTTGTTAAAATGCATGAGTCTTTCTCTGTCCCTGTGTTCTCAGGTCCTCTTCCAGAGCCCACTTCCAGCCGCGATGCAGAAGAGCAGGTGAGTAACGTATATTTGTTGCACATGCTAAATTTACACGATCACGTTTGATTGGCTGATAAAGTGTAGTAGTGTCTGAGCGTCAGTGATGGGATTAGACAGGCAGCATTAGGACGAAGGTAAATCTGTGGAGTCTGATAACCAGATTTCAGGCCTCTTTGCGGTGTCCTGGTTCCTGTCCAGCAGATCTTCTCTGTCAGTTTTCCCCCTGCTAGATCACACGAGCTGCGAGAGAAAGATAACCTGGAGCAGATAATCGCCAACTTAATGGAAGCTTTCTGCATCTGCTAGCAGATAAAAAATTTCAAGGGAGTGCAGGAGAGTTTTGGCTCTTTTTCTTCACAAATATCTGTAACTTTATCAAACTCTAAACCTGGTGCTGGTGGCGTACTCTTTCACCCTCAGATGTTTGTCTGGCTCTGATAAAGCTGTAGACAGCACGGAGAGCTTGAGTCCTGTAAATCCATCATTACTTCGGAGATTTGTGGATCGTGCGGTTTGCATGAGTTATTCTGAAAATGCAAGCGTAAGGGCATGTCAGTAAATTTTATTTCgattttcaatattttccatcattttaaattaagtttggGTTGTAATAACATTGTAATAAcaatacaatattactgtattaatcaaataaatggagcACGCTGAGCAAAAAGCTTCACATAGGTTCCTCGTGCCTGTTGACCGCAGCTGTTTGTGATCGTGTAAAATAACATGGATTGAGGTGTGATAGTATTTTGTAACACACTTCATTTCAAGTAATGGCTGCCTACTAATTACTGCAATTTGCAGtttcaaaaagagaaaaatatcacTAATCAGTAAGCGTGAAATTTTCATATGCGTTTTTCGCCCTAAATATTTGCTTGCGCTTTTTCTTTCGGTATCTCACGATTTCCTGCACGTGTCGTGGGATGCACTTGGCCTTAAATAATGCTCTGAAGTGCAATTAGAGATAGCGTGGATTTAGCTTTGGCATTCATCAGACCTAGGGCACAGTTTTGTGCGCGTACTTCCTGTGACATGCGCTTAGCCAAAACCTGGTGTGGCTGTCGGGACAGGCCCACAGTCAGACTGTGAAAGCTCAAGGTCCATCTAGAGGTTTGTTTTCGGTACTGCACTTAAATGGAAAATTCTACTCttaattttgtcatcatttacatttgcaaTGTGTGGAAATACAGTGGAAGTCTGAACacgtttttgttatttgtttttatattaacgtcagttcttttttttgcaggtgAATGGAAAAGCAACCCTAGAAGAAAAGCCTAAAGTAGCTATGAGCTTGTCGACCTCCAGCACCTCCTCCAACACCTCCACTTCTGCAGCTCCGGCCAGCACCTCAGAACCGGAGGTTTGTGTCCGTTCTCACGAGCATATGCGTGATGAgcacagaatgttcattttaatggcAAAACGTTTGCAGGAGAAACCAAACGCGAAGGCCTCGAGCGATGACCCAGGGCTGTCTCTGAACCTGTCGCTGCAGCAGGCCAAGGAACGCGCTCACCAGAAACGCTCCAACAAGAGAGCTCCACAGATGGACTGGAGCAAAAGAAACGAGCTCTTCAGCAACCTCTGAGCCTCCTTTGTGCCTCCCCCTCTTCCTCTCAcccttttcttttcatctgtttttctttacttcCTCTCCCCCTTTACAATTGCCCGTCCCATCATGCCTCTCTGCTCCTTTGTTCCCTCTTTCGGTACACTTGCACACAATTAGAAACCCTTtcacatgtatattttaaaccAGTGTTATTTCGCCTGCGATTTCTGAATCAACTTTTGACTTGATTTACCTCTATATCACTGATAT
It contains:
- the slc9a3r1a gene encoding Na(+)/H(+) exchange regulatory cofactor NHE-RF1a isoform X1, yielding MSSDLRPKLCVLEKGDNGYGFHLHGEKNKPGQFIRHVEDDSPAAEAGLMAGDKLAFVNGENVEDEKHQQVVSRIRGIAGKLELIVVDAETANLLQKHNLKCKKEYVTDGIPIPSSAAESDHEEEMKNGTPRESTPVPETNGEIRMERLSVSSKESKNELRPRLCHMKKGATGYGFNLHTEKSKPGQYIRAVDEDSPAEKSGLRPQDKIVEVNGVPVHTMQHSEVVAAIKAGGDETRLLVVDPETEAFFRSCDVLPTESHLTGPLPEPTSSRDAEEQVNGKATLEEKPKVAMSLSTSSTSSNTSTSAAPASTSEPEVCVRSHEHMRDEHRMFILMAKRLQEKPNAKASSDDPGLSLNLSLQQAKERAHQKRSNKRAPQMDWSKRNELFSNL
- the slc9a3r1a gene encoding Na(+)/H(+) exchange regulatory cofactor NHE-RF1a isoform X2 — encoded protein: MSSDLRPKLCVLEKGDNGYGFHLHGEKNKPGQFIRHVEDDSPAAEAGLMAGDKLAFVNGENVEDEKHQQVVSRIRGIAGKLELIVVDAETANLLQKHNLKCKKEYVTDGIPIPSSAAESDHEEEMKNGTPRESTPVPETNGEIRMERLSVSSKESKNELRPRLCHMKKGATGYGFNLHTEKSKPGQYIRAVDEDSPAEKSGLRPQDKIVEVNGVPVHTMQHSEVVAAIKAGGDETRLLVVDPETEAFFRSCDVLPTESHLTGPLPEPTSSRDAEEQVNGKATLEEKPKVAMSLSTSSTSSNTSTSAAPASTSEPEEKPNAKASSDDPGLSLNLSLQQAKERAHQKRSNKRAPQMDWSKRNELFSNL